DNA from Asanoa sp. WMMD1127:
GGTGCCGTTGTGGCGGGCGAGCGTGCCGGCCGAGGTCGACAAGGACGGGCGGGTCGACACGCGGCCGCTCAACCGGACGCTGGACGTGGCCTACGCGCCCGGCACCGGTTACGACACCTCGACGCTGACCGGCGCGCGGCAGTTCGGCAACGCCGTCGACGACAACGCGTGGCAGTTGCTCGGCCTACGCGGACGCGTCTTCCCGAGCTCCATCGCGACGCACTGGTCGGAGGTCGGGATCTGGGTGCAGAACGTGCCCGTCGAGATCACCGTCAGCGCCGACAGCGACGCGCTGTGCCGGCGCGGCCCGTTCGGCCCGGTCAGCTTCGCCGAGGCGAACGGCATCCTGCACACCGTCAACTGTCGCGACAACGCGTCCGGCAACATCTTCACCGCCGACTCGCCGACCGTGGGCTGGCACGAGTTCCACCACGACGCCTACCACGAGGGCGACGAGTACTGCTGCGACGGCGGCTACTGGTACGGCGCCGGGATCAACACCTACAGCTCCCTTTCGGACTGTCAGCGCGACGGCTCCGACGCGAGCACCTGCAACGAGATCACCGACGGCACCACGCGTACGGGCTGGTGGCGCAGCGACACCACCGGCATGGACGTGATGATCGACAACACCGTCGAACGGGCGGACGACCTGCGGGCGGCCGAGGCGGCCTTCGCGAAGTGCGGGAGGGCACAATGCTGAGCCGACGTCTCCGGCTGCTCGTGGCGGCGGTGCTGGCGGTGCCGGCGCTGGCGGGCGGCGCCATCGCGGCCTCGGCCGCGCCGGTTCAGCCGGCCCCGACGGTCGATTGGACCGACCCGACGCAGGGCAGCCACCTGCGGCTCGGGCTGCGCCTCGACAAGGGCGGCGTGACGCCCACGCTGATGGAGATCGACCGCGGCTTCACCTCGTCGTTGCGCGGCTCCGACGGGCCGTTCGTGCTGCGGCTGCGCGACAGCGCCGGCGCCGTGCTCGACGTGCTGGCCCTGGACGATCCGCTGGCGCTGCGCACGTACAACGTCAAGCAGAAGGCGCACGGCACGCTGCGGCTCGAGGCGGCCGACGTGGTGGTCGACCTGCCCGTGGTGGACACGGCCACCACGCTGGAGGTGATCCTCGACCGGCGTCGCATAGGGACGGTCGACGTGGGCTCGCTGATCCAGGCGTGCCAGGGCAAGCGGCTGCCCTGCGCGTTCAGTTAGCCGCCCGCTGGCTGGGCACCTCCACGATGCCGAGCTCCACCGCCCGCATGACGGTGGCGACCGGCCCGGAGGTGCCCAGCTTGCGGTGCACGTTCTCCAGGTGCTTGCGCACGGTGCCTTCGGCCAGCCCCAGTCGACGCGCGGCGGCCGGCACCGTCAGCCCGTCGGCGATGGCGCGGACCACCTCGGCCTCCCGTCCGGTCAACGGGTTGCCGCCCGGCAGCGAGGTCCGGCGGTGCACGGCGATCAGCGCCGGCTGCAGCCGCTCGAGCAGGTCCATCTCGCGCCCGTCGAAGGCCCGGTCGCGGTTGAACTGATAGAACCGCAGCACCGGCGGCGAACCGACCACCAGGGCGACGGTGTGCAGGCCGATGCCCTGCGGCGCCAGGATCTCGCGGTAAAGGGCGTGCTGCCGCCACCGGCGCTCCGGCAACACGTCGGTGACCTGCAACGGTGGGCCGGGGAAGGGATGCGACCCGCGCACGGTGGCCGCGAAGAGCGGGTGGGCGGTGAGCTGGTCGTGCATCTGCCGCACCAGCGCGCGGTCGACCGGGCGGTCGGCGGCGAGGTCCGGCAGGCGCAAAGTTCCCAGGTCGAGCTCGGCATAGGTGGCGAGGTCGGTGTGCAGGCGCGCACCGATCGCGGCAATGGCGGCGTCGGCCAGCGGCCGGCCGCGCAGCGCGCCCACCTCGGCCGCCACGGCCCGCACCCATGCCCGATCGTCCGCCGTCCGCAGAATGGTCACGGCCGGACGATAGGAACCGGCCCGGCGATCACCGGTCGCCGATTGGACAGCGGTCGGCTTTACGTCAGCAGCCGCTCCATCGCCGCGGCGGACGCGGATCCCGGCTCGGTGCCGTAGACGTAGAAGATCTGGTCGTCGGTGCCGGAGACCGGGAACGCCTCGTAGGTCACGGTGATGTCGCCGACCTCCGGATGCCGGTAGCGCTTGTGTCCCCAGCGGTGCTGCACCACGTCGTGCGCCGACCACCAGCCCGCGAACTCGGGCGACGCGGCCGACAGCTCCTCGACCAGCGCGCACAGCTCCGGGTCGGTGGGGGAAGAGGCCGACCTGGCGGCGCAGTGACGCCACGTTGTCGCGGGCCACGGCGTCCCAGTCGAGGTAACGCTCGCGGGCCAGCGGGTCGAGGAAAACCCAGCGGGCGTGGTTGCGGTCGCGGGGGGCCGCGCGTCGAAGTCGACCAGCAGCCGGCGCGCCGCCGCGTTGGTGCCCACGATGGACAGGCAGCGGCCCAGCACGAACGCCGGGGTAGGGATCGCGTCGAGGATCCAGCGCAGCTGCGGGCGCAGTTCATAGGGATCGGCCCCGCCCTGGCCGGGCGTGCCGCGGACCAGGGTCACCAGGTGGGCCTGTTCGTCCGCGGTGAGCCGCAGCGCGTGACCGACCCGCACCAGGATGTCGTCGGACGGCGCGACACGGCCCTGTTCCAGCCGCGTGTAGTAGTCGACGCTGACGTCGACGAGCTGGGCGACCTCCTCGCGCCGCAGCCCGGTGACGCGCCGCGGCTTGTGCCCGTTGGGAATCCCGACCTCGTCCGGCGTGAGACGGGCCCGCCGCGCGCGCAGGAACTCGCGCAATGCCTCGTTACCGGGCATTTCGCCAGTATACGACTCTCTCGGGTGGGTCAACCGGACCCCCGGTCACGCGGACCCCCGGTCACCGGCACCCTTCCGCGCCCGCCCGGCGCGTGCTGCCGTGGAGAGATCCCGGCAAGGTCCCGCACCCGCACAGAGAGGAGCCGGAGAGATGCAGGAGATGAAAGCAGCGGTCGTACCCGAGGTCGACGCCCCATGGGAGCTGCGCGACGTGCCGATGCCCGCGGCCGGGCCGCACCAGGTGCTCGTCCGGATCCATGCCTGCGGCCTCTGCTACACCGACGCGCTGATCGCGCGGGGTGTGCTCAGCTTCCGGCCGTTCCCCATGGTGCTCGGCCACGAGGGGGTCGGCGAGGTCGTCGCCGTGGGCGAAGGCGTGACGGCGCGCCGGGTCGGTGACCGGGTCGGCCTCCCGATCACGCAGAAGGCCTGTGGCCGGTGCGCGTTCTGCCGCGAGCGCCACCCCTACAGCTTCGTCACGGCCAACCACTGCGCGGCGCCGGTGCTCACCGGCGTCAACGTCGACGGCGGGCAGGCCGAGTACATCGCCGCCGACGAGGAGGGCACGATCCTGCTGCCCGACGACATTCCCTACGAGTACGCGGCCCCCACGGTCTGCGCCGGCTACACGGTCTGGGCGGCGCTGCGCCGGGCCGACCCCAAGCCGGACGCCCGGGTCGCCGTGCTGGGCATCGGCGGAGTCGGCCATCTCGGCATCCAGTTCGCCAAGGCGGCGGGCTACCACGTCACCGCACTGACCCACTCGCCCGCCAAGCACGACCTCGCCCGTGAGCTCGGCGCCGACGAGGTCGTGTCCGACGGTGCCGCGCTCGAGGCGGCAGGCGGCGCGGACGTGCTGCTGCACACGTCGCCGCGGCACGAGGTCGCGGTCGACGCCCTCGCGGGCCTGCGCCCGTGGGGCAAGCTGGTCCTGATGGGCATCTCGGCCGACGACGCCTTCCCGCTGCCGGCGCTGGCGGTGACGAGCCACAGCTTCCAGGTGATCGGCTCGGCCCACAACAGCCCCGAATACCTCGCGGAAGCGCTGGAAATCGTCGCCCGCGGCGACGTCACACCGATGGTCGACGTGTTCCCGAAGGAGAAGGTCGACGAGGCCTACCAGCGCCTGCTGGCCGGCCAGCTCCGCTTCCGCGGCGTCGTCACCTATTGATCCGGGGTCACTCGAACCGGGACGGGTCGCCGGCGCCGTGGCGGAGGATGACCGGCTCGTCGTCGCTCCAGTCGACCACCGTGGTCGGGACCGTGCCGCAGTCGCCGCCGTCGACGACCGCGTCCACGGTGTGGTCGAGGCGTTCCTTGATCTCCCAGCCCTGGGTCATCGGTTCCTCGTCGCCCGGCAGGAGCAGCGAGCTTGACACCAGCGGCTCGCCGAGCTCCGCGAGCAGCGCCTGCGCCACGACGTGGTCGGGGATGCGGACACCGACCGTGCGCTTGCGCGGGTGCTGCAGCCGGCGCGGCACCTCGCGGGTCGCCGGGAGGATGAACGTGTAGCTGCCCGGCGTCGCGGCCCGCACGGCCCGGAACCGCGCGTTGTTGATCTGCACGAACTGGCCGAGCTGGCTGAAGTCGCGGCAGACGAGCGTGAAGTGGTGGCGGTCGTCGAGCTGCCGGGCGCGGCGGATCCGCTCGACGCCCTCGACGTTGCCGAGCCGGCACCCGAACGCGTAGAGCGAGTCGGTGGGATAGACGATCAGCCCGCCGTCGCGGATCAGCCCGACCACCTGCCCGACCGCCCGCGCCGCCGGGTTCTCCGGATGCACGTCGAAGTACCTCGCCACGGCGGCAGCCTAGCCCCTCACCTGGGCGGGTGAAGAATCACATATACCGTCGTCCATGGATGTGTGGTAGAAATCTTCAACTCTTGTGTGAGGTGCGCAGGAAATCTTCGTGAGGAGCTTGCTGATGCGCAGGACCGTCGCGCGGGTGGTGGGGTTGGTGGTCGCCGCCGTCGGGTGGTTGGTGGTGCCGGCGGCGGGGCCGGCGGTGGCGGCCGTGGCGCCGCAACCCGGCACGTTCGTCGGGCGCGGGTTCGACACCTGCACCGCGCCGTCGCAGTCGGCGATGAACGCCTGGCGGGCCAGTTCGCCCTACCGCGCCGTCGGGATCTACATCAGCGGGGCCAGCCGGTCCTGCGCACAACCGAACCTCACCGCCACCTGGGTCGCCAACCAGGTCGCCAACGGGTGGCGGCTGATCCCGATCGAGCTGGGCTACCAGGCGCCGTGCGGCACGCGTACGCCGAAGATGTCCGCCAATCCCGCCACGGCCCGCACCCAGGGTGGCACCGCCGCCGACAGCGCCGTGAACGCCGCGCGCGCCCTGGGGATCGGGGCCGGCAGCACCATCTACAACGACATCGAGCACTACCCGACCAACGCGTCCTGCAAGGCGGCGGTGCTGTCGTTCCTGTCGGGCTGGACGCAGCGGCTGCACACCCGCGGCTACCTCTCCGGCATGTACTCCAGCGGCTCGTCCGGCATCCGCGACGTCTGCGACGCCTACCACGACCCGGCCTACACCCGGCTCGACCAGCTCTGGATCGCCTGGTGGAACGGGGTCGCGGACACCGACGCGGGCAACTACTGCCCGGACGACTACTACGCCAACCACCAGCGCCTCCACCAGTACGCCGGTGAGGTGACCGAGACCTGGGGCGGCGTGACCATCCACATCGACCGCAACTACCTCGACGTCAGCAACGCGGCGGGCCCGCCGCCGGGGGAGGAGTGGAGCGTCACGGTCGACAACACCGGGCCGGGCTTCACCGCCAGCGCCAACTGGGGCACGTCGGCGTTCTCGGCTCAGCGGTTCGGCGCCGACTACCGCTTCGCGAACCCGGTGTCGCAGAGCGACGTCGCCTGGTACGCGGCCACCACGCCCGCCACGGGCTCGTACGCCGTCGACGTCTGGTATCCGGCCGACGCCGGCTACAACAACCTGGCGCCGTACATCGTGGCCACCACGACCGGCAACCAGTCCGTCACCGTCAACCAGCGGGTGGGCGGCGGCCAGTGGGTGTCGCTGGGCGTCTTCACGCTCCCGGCCGGCGCCGGCAACAAGGTGGGTGTGAGCCGCTGGACGAGCGGCACCGGCTACGTCGTCGCCGACGCGGTGCGGCTCACCCGGCTGTGAAATGGGCGCGGAGCAGGCCGGTCACCCGGTCGGCCTGCTCCACATTGGCCAGATGTGCCGCGCCGGGCACCACGACGAGCGTCGCGTCGCCACCGACACCGTCCACAATGGTCGAGGCCAGCGCGGCCGGTGTGGCCGGGTCCGCGTCGCCGGCGACGACCAGGGTCGGCGCGCTGATCCGGCCGAGCACCGGCCGCAGGTCCATGCCGGCGATGGCCGCGCAGCAGCCGGCGTAGCCCTCCGGGTCGATCGCCACCAGGGCGCCGGTGAACGCGGCCACCACCTCGGGCGCGCAGGCGGGCGTGAACCAACGCGCCACCACCGCGTCGGCGACCGCTGCCATGCCACGGGCCCGCACGGTAGCCGCCCGCTCGTGCCAGCCGGACGCGGGCGGCAGGTGCGCCGCCGTGCACAGCAACGCCAGCCGGTCGACCCGCTCGGGCGCGTGGGCCGCGAGCCACATCCCGACCATGCCGCCCAGTGACAGCCCGGCGTAGTGGACCCGCGCGAGCCCGAGGTCGTCGAGCAGCGCGAGCACGTCGTGCCCCAACTCCTCCAGCGCGTACGGCCCGGGCGGCACCGGCGAGCCGCCGTGTCCGCGATGGTCGTAGGCCACGATCCGGAAGCTGTCCCGCAGCGCCGCCACCTGTGGCGCCCACATCGCGTGGGTCGTGCCGAGCGAGCTGCCCAGCACCAGAACGGGGCGCGTCCGGCGGCCCGGCCGTCTCGTATGCGAGCAACACCGACTCCTGAAAGTCGAGCGGGGCTCACGACGTTAGCAGGTCCAGGACGACGCGCCCCCGGGCCGAACCCCGCTCGAGCAGCTCGTGCGCCTCCGCGATGTCGGCCAGCGGCAGCCGGGCTTCGATCGGGTAGCGCAGGTCCCCGGCGACCAGGGCCGCGGTCAGGTCCGTCGCGGCGGCCTCGTTGGCCGCTTCCGGGAAGTCGTCGTTGCTGAGGAACCGGATGGTGATGTTCCGGAAACCCAGCTCCCAGTACGGGATCCGCGGCTGCGCGTCGCGGGTCGCGTAGGTGGCGACGACGCCGTTGTAGCGCAGGATCTCCAGGTTGGTGGCCAGGTTGGCGTCGAACGCGAGCTCGGCCACCCGGTCGACCGGCTCGCCGCCCGTGGCTTCCAGGATGCGGGCGGCCACGTCGCCGCCGGCGGTGTCGACGGCGTGGTGCGCCCCGGCCGCCAGCGCCTCGTCGATCTGGTCGGCGCTGCGCACGGTGGCGATCACCGTCGCACCGCCCCGGCGGGCCACGGCCATCGCGGCCCGGCCGACCGCGCCGAGACCGCCCGTGACGACGATCCGCTGCCCGGTGACCGGGCCGTCCGCGAAGATCGCCCGGTGGCCGGTGATGCCGGGGATGCCGAGCCCGGCGGCCTGCTCGTCCGGCACGGCGGCCGGCAACGGGACGGCGTGGTGGGCCGGGACGACCGTGTAGTCGGCGGCGGTGCCGAACGGCCGGTAGGACTGGGCGAGGTAGACCCAGACCCGCTCGCCGACGCGAGCCGGGTCGACGCCCGGCCCGACCGCGTCGATGGTGCCGGCGCCGTCGCCGTGCGGCACGACGCGGGGGAACGGCATGGTCGAGCCCCACCAACCCTGCCGTTTGCCGATGTCGCCGACGTGGATGCCGGAAACGGACACCCGCACCCGAACCTCGCCCTCGCCTGGCGTCGGGTCGGGCAGCTCGCCGACCTGGAGCACCTCGCGGGCCGGCCCCTGCCGGTCGTACCACGCGGCCCGCATCACGCCACCGCCTCGTCGGTGGTGCCTTCCTCACTGCTGACCAGCTCGTCGATCAGCGCGAAGAACGCCTGGATCCCGGGCCGGTCGGCGCCGCGGCGGCGGGACTCGGCGAAGTCCTCCGGCGCGCGCCAGACGACGATGTCGAGCCATTCGTCGCCGGGCAGCCGGACCAGCCGCGCGCCCAGGAAGCCGGCGCGATCGGACTGGAAGTCGCCCAGCATGGCCGGGCGGGCGGCCAGCAGCTCCTCGCCGCGGGCCGCCCGGAAGCGGGTGATCTCTACGGTGGTCATGCTCCCAACGTAGTCCAGGTTCGTGATAGTCACAAACTTGGACTACATCCGGAGCGTCAGTCGTTGAGCACGGCCGAGAGGCGGTCGCGGAAGATCCGCTCCGAGTCGGTGACCACGTCGCCACCGACGCCGAGGATGCCGCCGGACGGGGCGGCCGTGACCACCTGCTCGGCGATCGTCACGAGCCAGTGCTTGTAGGCGCCGGCCTCGCCCTCGCTGGCCTTGGCGGTCAGCAGCTGGGCCGCCGCCCGGGCCCGGGCCAGCACGTCGTCGGCGTACGCCTGCGGGTCGCTCGGCTCGATGGCCGGCAGCTCCTCGCCGGTCTCCGGGTCGCCGACGCGGGTGACCAGCTCCGCCGCGACGGCGGTGACCAGCGGGCTCGCCGACTCGCGGCCCTCGGCGATCGCCTCGAGGCCGGCGTGGTTCTCGGCCAGGGTGCGGCGGGTGCCGTCGTGTTCGGCCGCGCTGGCGGCGGTCAGCACCGACTGGGGCAGGCCCACGAGCAGGCCCCACTCCGCGTCGGAGAAGCCGAACTCGGTGAACACCGGGAGGTCAGTCACGTCGCGCAACCTTTCAGTGGGATAACAGTGCTACAGCGTAGTCAGGAGGTCTCGGCGACCAGCAGGCCCTGCTCGGAGACGAC
Protein-coding regions in this window:
- a CDS encoding LuxR C-terminal-related transcriptional regulator; its protein translation is MTILRTADDRAWVRAVAAEVGALRGRPLADAAIAAIGARLHTDLATYAELDLGTLRLPDLAADRPVDRALVRQMHDQLTAHPLFAATVRGSHPFPGPPLQVTDVLPERRWRQHALYREILAPQGIGLHTVALVVGSPPVLRFYQFNRDRAFDGREMDLLERLQPALIAVHRRTSLPGGNPLTGREAEVVRAIADGLTVPAAARRLGLAEGTVRKHLENVHRKLGTSGPVATVMRAVELGIVEVPSQRAAN
- a CDS encoding L-threonylcarbamoyladenylate synthase, which gives rise to MARYFDVHPENPAARAVGQVVGLIRDGGLIVYPTDSLYAFGCRLGNVEGVERIRRARQLDDRHHFTLVCRDFSQLGQFVQINNARFRAVRAATPGSYTFILPATREVPRRLQHPRKRTVGVRIPDHVVAQALLAELGEPLVSSSLLLPGDEEPMTQGWEIKERLDHTVDAVVDGGDCGTVPTTVVDWSDDEPVILRHGAGDPSRFE
- a CDS encoding alcohol dehydrogenase catalytic domain-containing protein, which translates into the protein MQEMKAAVVPEVDAPWELRDVPMPAAGPHQVLVRIHACGLCYTDALIARGVLSFRPFPMVLGHEGVGEVVAVGEGVTARRVGDRVGLPITQKACGRCAFCRERHPYSFVTANHCAAPVLTGVNVDGGQAEYIAADEEGTILLPDDIPYEYAAPTVCAGYTVWAALRRADPKPDARVAVLGIGGVGHLGIQFAKAAGYHVTALTHSPAKHDLARELGADEVVSDGAALEAAGGADVLLHTSPRHEVAVDALAGLRPWGKLVLMGISADDAFPLPALAVTSHSFQVIGSAHNSPEYLAEALEIVARGDVTPMVDVFPKEKVDEAYQRLLAGQLRFRGVVTY
- a CDS encoding NADPH:quinone reductase codes for the protein MRAAWYDRQGPAREVLQVGELPDPTPGEGEVRVRVSVSGIHVGDIGKRQGWWGSTMPFPRVVPHGDGAGTIDAVGPGVDPARVGERVWVYLAQSYRPFGTAADYTVVPAHHAVPLPAAVPDEQAAGLGIPGITGHRAIFADGPVTGQRIVVTGGLGAVGRAAMAVARRGGATVIATVRSADQIDEALAAGAHHAVDTAGGDVAARILEATGGEPVDRVAELAFDANLATNLEILRYNGVVATYATRDAQPRIPYWELGFRNITIRFLSNDDFPEAANEAAATDLTAALVAGDLRYPIEARLPLADIAEAHELLERGSARGRVVLDLLTS
- a CDS encoding helix-turn-helix domain-containing protein, producing the protein MPGNEALREFLRARRARLTPDEVGIPNGHKPRRVTGLRREEVAQLVDVSVDYYTRLEQGRVAPSDDILVRVGHALRLTADEQAHLVTLVRGTPGQGGADPYELRPQLRWILDAIPTPAFVLGRCLSIVGTNAAARRLLVDFDARPPATATTPAGFSSTRWPASVTSTGTPWPATTWRHCAARSASSPTDPELCALVEELSAASPEFAGWWSAHDVVQHRWGHKRYRHPEVGDITVTYEAFPVSGTDDQIFYVYGTEPGSASAAAMERLLT
- a CDS encoding glycoside hydrolase domain-containing protein — translated: MRRTVARVVGLVVAAVGWLVVPAAGPAVAAVAPQPGTFVGRGFDTCTAPSQSAMNAWRASSPYRAVGIYISGASRSCAQPNLTATWVANQVANGWRLIPIELGYQAPCGTRTPKMSANPATARTQGGTAADSAVNAARALGIGAGSTIYNDIEHYPTNASCKAAVLSFLSGWTQRLHTRGYLSGMYSSGSSGIRDVCDAYHDPAYTRLDQLWIAWWNGVADTDAGNYCPDDYYANHQRLHQYAGEVTETWGGVTIHIDRNYLDVSNAAGPPPGEEWSVTVDNTGPGFTASANWGTSAFSAQRFGADYRFANPVSQSDVAWYAATTPATGSYAVDVWYPADAGYNNLAPYIVATTTGNQSVTVNQRVGGGQWVSLGVFTLPAGAGNKVGVSRWTSGTGYVVADAVRLTRL